The following is a genomic window from Hyperolius riggenbachi isolate aHypRig1 chromosome 4, aHypRig1.pri, whole genome shotgun sequence.
ggaagaggagggggggggggggcatccccacaagtttgcctcagacagcaaaaagtctagaaccaaccCTGAttgcatacagtcaataaaaagcaTGCTGCCAGCCTCTCAGGTCTCCATGTTTCTGGCTTAGGTTTTTCTGTCACATACCTGGTGGAAGActtcaaggacaactgtagtgagcggtatatggaggctgccatatttatttcattttaaagggaacctaaactgagagcgatatggatgtttccttttaaacaataccggttaagTGGAAGTCCTGctggtctttttggctgcagtagtggatgatcacacacctgaaacaagcatgcagctaatccagtctgacttcagtcagagcagtgagagaacctgatctgcatgcttgttcaggggctgtggctaaaagtattagagacagactcAGATTAGACTCAGAACAATTTTGAcagttctttttcacctactttagtactttttcaattgcataatGGCCTTTGGGCTATATCTTATAAGCCTTTCTCctgaatttttattttgttaacatcctgtgtttaccaataagCTCTCTGCCAGGGCAGGAGCTGACACAGCCGAAGAGATCAAATAACAACATGTGATTAGTCGCataaggggtaattagacaggttaaacttattaaatacatgcagggtgcatttctctatgttttccttctgtcccatgtaagagttcaggtccactttaagtacggaagcaattttcccctgtggtgctcctcccattcattcaccaacaactttatcactacttatcaagcctaaatgatctatattttgtttttgtcgccacaaattaggccttTTGGGGGTGATACTTgctttcattaaagagaacctgaggtgtgtttaaagaatgttatctgcatacagaggctggatctgcctatactgcccagcctctgttgctatcccaaacccccctaaggtccccctgcactctgcaatccctcataaatcacagccacgctgctgacaaacagcttgtcagagctggctgtgtttatctctatagtgtcagtctgctgctctccccgcctcctgcagaactccagtccccgcctgcatcccttccctccctgctgattggagggaagggacgggacagggaccggagctatgcaggaggcgggggagcagctgagactgacactacagatgtaaacacagcctcacagcatggctgtgatttatgagggattgcagagtgcagggggaccttagtggggtttgggatagcaacagaggctgggctgtataggcagatccagcctctgtatgcagataacattctttaaacacacctcgggttctctttaattactttatttttttatgtattttatagggaaatacaagagaacatttaaaaaatccacaatttctccaattccatcttcTATGGTTAATAAACAattctactataaataaaacccacacattttatttgtttagATGCCCCGGCTATAACAACCTTTAAATTATATTCCCAGTacaatttatggtgacaatatattatctgAATATAAAGGTGAATGTTTTTGGTTTCTACCTTACCAATAATTGCaaagcccttatttgctaaaataccAGTAATATACACTCTCCCGGTCCCTCTGGCGGTTCCGTTACTGCTGACTTTCGGGCTGAAGGTCGGCTGGTTCTTCCTGAATGTGGACGTTTCATCATTACGCCAGCCAATATGTGTCATAGCACTGGCCGGCATGACaatcctgtgcatgtgcagttcagaGTTCaaaaaccgtgcatgcgcagaactgtCACGCCAGCCAGTGCGATGATGTGTAGTGGCCGGTGTGATGACGTGGAGTGTCGCTGTTCAGGAAGAACTGGTCGACCTTCAGCCTGAATGTCACCggtaacggagccaccagcgggacccgaagaggagccaggaggatgccagtgGACCTcgtggcctatggtgggctggaggaagccaccagtttcattttcttttactgctcagggtccctttaaatcccTCTGTACTTCTTTCTAAGAAAGAGTCTTTACAACATTCTGTCTCTTTTTCGTATTTTTCCCAGCTTCCATCTTGCCCTGTGGAGCAGTTGTTGCCATCATGGTCCTAGGACGGAGTTTGCTTGCCTTCCTGATTATCATGTAAGAGGGACCCGTACTGGAGCTCCGGCGTGACAAGTCTCTTGCACAGGAGCTCGAATGTTGTTGGAAGCCCAGGCTTTAGGTTGTATCCAAGGATCCTGGCTAATCCAGACTGAAATGGCATCAGTGATTTGTCCTGTAACTGTTTTGGGTCAACTTCACCTTGTAGACATATTTTAGCCATCTCATCCCTTTTCATTCGGAGTTTATTAACTTCTCTTTGCATACGTTCCCATCCAAACTTCTCTACAAGCTTCCAGAAAGAATTATTGAAATAGACATAAATCTGCCAGTCCAAATTGTTCCAacttttcaccttgtcttgtgctTCTAAAGAGAGGGCTTTCTTAGTGGTATTACTTCTCTTGTTCAGTGGAAAGGACAGGATATCCTCATATGACCAACAGAGAGCTTCCTTCAAAAGAATGAGAGACTCATCAAAGTACTCTGTGATCAGCACCAGATCAAATATTGTATCTATTGTTTGCCATGTTAGCTTTAAGTTTTTCCGGGTTCCTAGTCCATTGGGATCAAACCCAAGATCAAAGGTCAGGAGGTTCTTAGCTACGTAGCTATCTCTTGCATTTGCATGATAAAATGCAGAAGAGTTCTTCAGAAAATCTTCTAAGCTTTTTGCGTTTCTGAAAGGCTCAGAGGCCTTATTGTAAGTAAATAAGGACTCCATCTGGGTGATTGGATTTCGTAGTATAGTGAAGTAGAATGTATCACTTGGCATCACTTTTTCAACCTGCCCATCAAACAAACAATCAGGATTTCATTTACAGACAGAAATACATTTAATGAcattgtatgtacagtggcatTTCTATATTTTTACACAGAATACATGCAACTATATTACACTGCCAGATCGCACATTGTGGCCTttacttaattcactaagctactTATGTAAATACTGGTAAAAAAGCATGTGCACTGTTTACTGTAGTAACCTCAATGTTCCAGATACTGTAGATAGTGAAGGAATATTTATATTTTGACCTGCTCTTATATCAAACCTCTTACCTTGGTCCTTTAATAAGTGTAATGGCTTCAAATAGGTCGTTTTGCTTACTTTTATCTAGATCTCTGGCTTTACTGGTTTTGCAATTGCAGTTGCTCATGAAGCTAAacacttatttttttctttttattatgtgCTACGGTAAGTTTCTATAGAACTAATTCCTGAAAGACTTGCTTTAAAGTGGTAGTGGTagcccttaaagcaaacctaaaaaataaataaattgaggagagaaaatttttttttttttttttttttttaagcttgtcctggctcctgttgcatgcaacaggagtcccTGTTAGCCAGGCTATTAGCcccatgcacggaaaaagcgtgagtgccctaaagcacccccacaaaacgtgcacgagtagccacgggccccacaatacagcagggcccttccggttgttccccgaagggaaccttccccctttgccatcggctcagggggtggcatcctccaacacccgaggggttgaAGGATCCTGGAGTCCTCCTCCGAGGACCCCGACTgtgcccagtggttacccaaagggcctggcaatgtggcatcccacatggtccgggtggctcccccgagagggagccgggtgggaaccgaagtccccggtgccagcaagctggccccgaccttg
Proteins encoded in this region:
- the LOC137504698 gene encoding galactose-3-O-sulfotransferase 2-like; this translates as MNMLFRHGEFNNLSFAFPNGNSHYNFPNLFSASYVEGYSEGGNKTFNIMCHHMHFKFTEVEKVMPSDTFYFTILRNPITQMESLFTYNKASEPFRNAKSLEDFLKNSSAFYHANARDSYVAKNLLTFDLGFDPNGLGTRKNLKLTWQTIDTIFDLVLITEYFDESLILLKEALCWSYEDILSFPLNKRSNTTKKALSLEAQDKVKSWNNLDWQIYVYFNNSFWKLVEKFGWERMQREVNKLRMKRDEMAKICLQGEVDPKQLQDKSLMPFQSGLARILGYNLKPGLPTTFELLCKRLVTPELQYGSLLHDNQEGKQTPS